A single genomic interval of Flavihumibacter rivuli harbors:
- the mfd gene encoding transcription-repair coupling factor — MNLEHLLDLYINDPRLFQMADRLTLSQPQHLVLKQLSGSSPEFLVTAVFRHKISDQLNHVIIMDDAEDAAYFHNTLENLTGALDLFYFPSSFKNKKNFRLLNSSHVMLRTETLTRLSAGGNKKLVVTYPEALFEKVVPANTLSGNIIRIKVNDVLDTYKLMEQLVDAGFKRTDFVYEPGQFAVRGGILDIYSFGNEKPYRIELFGNDVDSIRLFDPETQLSEKKLLQVNIIPNLQTEFTDEATISLFDFLPENTVVWMNNWDFVKERLELQEEDLGQFLERNQDYSPREEEEEDRLQKKEVKAHEFMKASELEDQLKGRHVVEMEGTASFPGGVVTEIGFQTKPQPAFNRQFELLMKDLQQWEKQQFQLFLFAENPKQLERLHSIFEDLKVAIHFTPIPVAIHGGFIDESLKVICYTDHQIFQRYHKYKVKQAYNKNKALTLRTLRELQPGDYVTHIDHGVGVYSGLQKLDVNGRMQEAVRIIYKDSDILYVNINSLHKISKYTGKEGTVPKVNKLGSDAWARLKEKTKTKVKEIAFDLIKLYAQRKAQTGFQHTPDTYLQTELEASFIYEDTPDQSKATADVKKDMESPSPMDRLVCGDVGFGKTEIAIRAAFKSVVDGKQAAVLVPTTILAFQHYKTFKDRLKDFPVTVDYVNRFKSSREKKETLKKLEEGKIDIIVGTHALLGKEVKFKDLGILIIDEEQKFGVAHKEKIKTLRTNVDCLTLTATPIPRTLQFSLMGARDLSIINTPPPNRQPIQTEVAVYNEDVIRDAIYFETERGGQVFFIHNRIAGLAEMAAIIQSHCPDLSIGYAHGQMEGHVLEERILDFIDKKYDVLVCTNIVESGVDIPNVNTIIVNNAHQFGLSDLHQLRGRVGRSNKKAFCYLLAPPMSTLPTDSRKRLQTLEQHSELGSGFQIAMRDLDIRGAGNLLGGEQSGFMAEIGFEMYQKILQEAIRELKRTSFRELFKEEISRQEDYVQDCTIDTDLEILIPDSYVESITERLTLYQRLDNCESEEELLAFHQELGDRFGPIPQQVEDLFDTVRIRKLSVALGFEKLLLRDEVLKCFFINKHDSPYFESELFHGILGYLQTHTNKARLKQTGKNFLLVVDDMRDMKTIHGFLKRMHDTVLAAEKVPE; from the coding sequence ATGAACCTGGAACATTTACTGGATCTGTATATTAATGACCCCCGCCTTTTCCAAATGGCGGACAGGCTTACTTTGTCCCAACCCCAACACCTGGTACTGAAGCAACTCTCAGGAAGCTCCCCCGAATTCCTGGTTACTGCTGTCTTCAGGCATAAGATAAGCGACCAACTCAACCATGTGATCATCATGGATGATGCGGAGGATGCGGCCTATTTCCACAATACGCTCGAAAACCTTACCGGCGCGCTGGACCTTTTCTATTTCCCTTCTTCCTTCAAGAACAAGAAGAATTTCAGGCTCCTGAACAGCAGCCACGTGATGCTCAGGACCGAAACCCTTACCCGCCTGAGTGCCGGGGGGAATAAGAAGCTGGTGGTAACCTACCCGGAAGCATTGTTTGAAAAAGTAGTGCCGGCCAACACTTTATCAGGCAATATCATCCGTATCAAGGTCAATGATGTGCTGGATACCTATAAGTTGATGGAACAGTTGGTGGATGCGGGTTTCAAGAGAACTGATTTTGTGTATGAACCCGGCCAGTTCGCGGTGAGGGGAGGGATACTTGATATCTATTCATTTGGTAATGAGAAACCCTACCGCATTGAACTGTTCGGTAATGATGTGGATAGCATCCGGCTCTTCGATCCCGAGACCCAGTTGAGCGAAAAGAAATTGTTGCAGGTGAATATCATTCCCAACCTGCAGACAGAATTTACGGATGAAGCCACGATATCCCTGTTCGACTTCCTGCCAGAGAATACGGTGGTATGGATGAATAACTGGGACTTCGTAAAGGAGCGGTTGGAATTGCAGGAAGAGGACCTGGGCCAGTTCCTGGAAAGGAATCAGGATTATTCACCCAGGGAGGAAGAAGAGGAGGACCGCCTGCAGAAGAAGGAAGTGAAGGCCCATGAATTCATGAAGGCCAGTGAACTGGAAGATCAGTTAAAGGGGCGTCATGTTGTGGAGATGGAAGGAACGGCGAGCTTCCCTGGTGGTGTGGTAACCGAGATCGGGTTCCAAACAAAGCCCCAGCCCGCTTTCAACAGGCAGTTTGAACTCCTGATGAAGGACCTGCAGCAATGGGAGAAGCAGCAATTCCAGCTCTTCCTGTTTGCCGAGAATCCCAAGCAATTGGAAAGGCTGCACAGCATATTTGAGGACCTGAAAGTTGCTATTCATTTTACACCCATACCGGTGGCCATCCATGGAGGGTTCATTGACGAATCACTGAAGGTGATCTGTTATACCGACCACCAGATCTTCCAGCGCTACCATAAGTACAAGGTCAAGCAAGCCTATAACAAGAATAAGGCCCTTACCCTGAGGACCCTGAGGGAATTACAACCAGGGGATTATGTAACCCATATCGATCATGGAGTGGGCGTATACAGTGGATTGCAGAAGCTGGACGTGAACGGCAGGATGCAGGAAGCGGTGCGGATCATTTACAAGGACAGTGATATCCTTTATGTGAACATCAACTCCCTGCATAAGATATCCAAGTACACAGGGAAGGAAGGGACGGTTCCCAAGGTGAATAAACTAGGCAGTGATGCCTGGGCCAGGTTGAAGGAAAAGACCAAAACCAAGGTCAAGGAAATCGCCTTCGACCTCATCAAGCTCTATGCGCAAAGGAAGGCCCAGACCGGCTTCCAGCATACCCCTGATACCTACCTGCAAACTGAGCTGGAAGCATCATTCATTTACGAAGACACGCCCGATCAAAGCAAGGCTACCGCCGATGTGAAGAAGGATATGGAATCTCCGTCACCAATGGACAGGCTGGTCTGCGGTGATGTGGGCTTTGGTAAAACTGAGATCGCCATCCGTGCCGCATTCAAGTCGGTGGTGGATGGAAAGCAGGCTGCAGTATTGGTGCCCACTACCATCCTTGCCTTCCAGCACTATAAAACTTTTAAGGACAGGTTGAAGGACTTTCCTGTTACGGTGGACTATGTGAACCGTTTCAAGAGTTCCAGGGAAAAGAAGGAGACACTCAAGAAACTGGAAGAAGGAAAGATCGATATCATAGTGGGTACGCATGCCTTGCTGGGAAAGGAGGTGAAGTTCAAAGACCTTGGCATTCTGATCATTGATGAAGAGCAGAAATTTGGTGTGGCACATAAGGAGAAGATCAAGACACTCAGGACCAATGTGGACTGCCTCACCCTAACGGCAACGCCTATCCCAAGAACCCTGCAGTTCAGCCTGATGGGGGCAAGGGACCTTAGCATCATCAATACGCCTCCGCCCAACCGTCAGCCGATCCAGACTGAAGTGGCGGTCTATAATGAGGATGTTATCCGCGATGCCATTTATTTTGAAACGGAAAGGGGAGGGCAGGTCTTCTTTATCCATAACCGGATCGCCGGCCTTGCCGAGATGGCTGCCATCATCCAGAGCCATTGTCCTGACCTGAGCATTGGCTATGCGCATGGCCAGATGGAGGGACATGTGCTGGAAGAGCGAATCCTTGATTTCATTGATAAGAAGTATGACGTGCTCGTATGTACGAATATCGTGGAGAGCGGGGTGGATATCCCGAATGTGAACACCATCATCGTCAACAATGCCCACCAGTTTGGATTGAGTGACCTGCACCAGTTGAGGGGAAGGGTAGGCCGCAGCAATAAGAAAGCATTCTGCTACCTGCTGGCACCGCCAATGAGCACCCTGCCAACGGATTCGCGCAAACGCTTACAAACACTTGAGCAGCATAGCGAGTTGGGAAGCGGTTTCCAGATCGCAATGCGTGACCTCGATATCCGCGGGGCAGGGAACCTGCTGGGTGGCGAACAAAGTGGTTTCATGGCAGAGATCGGGTTTGAGATGTACCAGAAGATCCTGCAGGAAGCCATCCGCGAATTGAAGCGCACCTCCTTCCGGGAATTGTTCAAGGAGGAGATCTCGCGCCAGGAAGATTATGTGCAGGACTGCACCATTGATACTGACCTGGAAATACTGATCCCGGATAGTTATGTGGAAAGCATTACCGAAAGGCTGACCCTTTATCAGCGCCTGGATAACTGTGAGTCAGAAGAGGAATTATTGGCCTTCCACCAGGAGTTAGGGGACCGTTTCGGCCCTATACCGCAACAGGTGGAAGACCTCTTCGATACGGTCAGGATCCGCAAACTGAGTGTGGCGCTTGGGTTTGAGAAACTGCTCTTGCGTGATGAGGTGCTGAAATGCTTCTTCATCAACAAGCACGATTCACCCTATTTCGAATCGGAACTGTTCCATGGGATCCTGGGCTACCTGCAGACCCATACCAATAAGGCCCGCCTGAAGCAAACCGGTAAAAACTTCCTGTTGGTGGTAGATGATATGCGCGATATGAAAACGATCCATGGTTTCCTGAAGCGCATGCATGATACTGTACTGGCGGCGGAGAAAGTGCCTGAATAG